A region from the Equus asinus isolate D_3611 breed Donkey chromosome 3, EquAss-T2T_v2, whole genome shotgun sequence genome encodes:
- the PNMA2 gene encoding paraneoplastic antigen Ma2 — protein MALALLEDWCRIMSVDDQKSLMVMGIPVDCDEAEIQEVLQETLKSLGRYRLLGKIFRKQENANAVLLELMEDIDVSVIPSEVQGRGGIWKVIFKTPNQDTEFLERLNLFLEKEGQTVSGMFRALGHEGVSPAAVPCVSPELLAHLLGQAIAHAPQPLLPMRYRKLRVFSGSAVPALEEEPFEIWLEQATEIVKEWPVAEAEKKRWLMESLRGPALDLMHIVQADNPSISVEECLEAFKQVFGSLESRRTSQVKYLKTYQEEGEKVSAYVLRLETLLRRAVEKRAIPRNIADQVRLEQVMAGANLSEILWCRLRELKDQGPPPSFLELMKVIREEEEEEASFENENIEEPDEGDGYGHWDNEADD, from the coding sequence ATGGCGCTGGCACTGCTGGAGGACTGGTGCAGGATAATGAGCGTGGATGATCAGAAATCGCTGATGGTTATGGGGATACCAGTGGACTGTGATGAGGCTGAGATTCAGGAGGTTCTCCAGGAGACTTTGAAGTCTCTGGGCAGGTATAGACTGCTTGGCAAAATATTCAGGAAGCAGGAGAATGCCAATGCTGTGTTATTAGAGCTCATGGAGGACATTGATGTCTCAGTGATCCCCAGTGAGGTTCAGGGAAGGGGGGGCATCTGGAAAGTGATCTTTAAGACCCCTAACCAGGACACTGAATTTCTTGAAAGACTGAACCTCTTTCTAGAAAAAGAGGGGCAGACAGTCTCTGGGATGTTCCGGGCCCTTGGGCATGAGGGAGTGTCTCCAGCCGCAGTGCCCTGCGTATCACCGGAGTTATTGGCCCATTTGTTGGGCCAGGCAATAGCACATGCCCCTCAGCCTCTGCTCCCCATGAGATACCGGAAACTGAGAGTGTTCTCCGGGAGTGCTGTGCCAGCGCTAGAGGAAGAGCCCTTTGAAATCTGGTTGGAACAGGCCACTGAGATAGTCAAAGAGTGGCCAGTAGCCGaggcagaaaagaaaaggtgGTTGATGGAAAGTCTGCGTGGCCCTGCCCTGGACCTCATGCATATAGTGCAGGCGGACAATCCGTCCATCAGTGTGGAGGAGTGTTTGGAGGCGTTTAAGCAAGTGTTTGGAAGCCTGGAGAGCCGCAGGACCTCCCAGGTGAAGTATCTGAAGACCTatcaggaggaaggagagaaggtctCTGCCTATGTGTTGCGGTTAGAAACCCTGCTCCGGAGAGCTGTGGAGAAGCGGGCCATCCCGAGGAACATCGCGGATCAGGTCCGCTTGGAGCAGGTCATGGCTGGGGCGAACCTTAGCGAGATCCTCTGGTGTAGGCTCAGGGAGCTGAAAGACCAGGGGCCGCCTCCCAGCTTCCTCGAGTTGATGAAGGTGATccgggaagaggaggaggaagaggcctcTTTTGAAAACGAGAATATTGAAGAGCCAGATGAAGGGGACGGCTATGGCCACTGGGACAATGAGGCAGATGACTGA